The following nucleotide sequence is from Streptomyces sp. NBC_00239.
GACCAGCCGGATGTGACCGCGGTCGCCGCAGATCAGGGCCAGCCGGAGCAGTTCGGCGCTCTGCCGGGCGTCGAGCCCGCGGTCGAGACCGTCGGCCAGCACGGTGAGCGCCTGCCGGGCGGGCAGCAGTTCCGCCGCCGGGTCCACGGCCAGCACGCCGGGGCCGGTGAGCAGCACCAGGGCGAGGGCGAGGAAACGGAGTTCGCCGTCGGCGAGCCGGCCCAGCGGGGTGCCGGCCGGGTTGCCGGCCTCGGTACCGCGGTCCAGCAGCGCGCGGATCCGGCCGTCGGGCAGGGCCTGCGCGACGAGGCCCTCGACGGGGCCGGCGCAGCCCGCCCGGGCCGCTTCGACCAGGACGGCGTGCCGGGTGCCGCACTCGTGGCGGGTGCGGCGGAGCACTTCGGCGAGGTTGTCGCAGCCGCCGCGGAGCCGGCCGGTGCCGGCGGGCACCGGCTCGCGCATCCGCCGCGGCTGGGGGTCGCAGGCGAACACCGAGCGGAGCGCGACCACGAGTTGCTCCGCCGCCTCCAGCACCTGCCGCTGGCCGGCCGTGCTGCCGGCGACCCGCAGCGGGAGCAGGGCGGTGCCCAGCCGGTCGTCGGGCAGCGGGGCCCGGGTCACTCCGATGGCGCCGCCGGTGAACCAGGCCGCCTGGACGGACCGGCGGCCGGGGTCGCGCAGGGCGGTGGTGAGCAGGGTCTGGCCGCCGGCGGTCAGCCGCTCGCCCACGATCCGCAGCTCGGGCTCGGCCTGGACGGCGAGGTCGAGGCTGACGGGGCCGGCCGGGCCGTCGACGGTGCAGCCGATCCGGAAGCCGCGCCGGCCCTGGGCGTCGGCGCCGGCGCGTTCCGGGACGCAGCCCACCGGGTCGGGGAAGACCTCGCCGAGGGCGGCGCCGGAGCCGAGGCGGGCGAGGGCCTCGTAGGCCTCCAGTACGTGCGACTTGCCGCTGCCGCTGGGGCCCGTGAAGAGGGTGACCGGGGCCAGCGCGAACGCGGCGCCGCGGTGCGACTTGAAGGAGGAGAGCCGCAGTTCGGTGACGGCGGGACGGGCCGGCGCCGGGGCCCGTCCGGACCGGACGGGGACGACCGGCGCCGGGTCGGCGGTGCGGCTGTGGGTGCGGGGCTGCACCGGGGCGGGTCCGGCGGCCGGAGCGGCGGCGGCGCGGCCGTGGGCAGGCGGCCGCGCCGGGGCGGGCCCGGGTCCCGGGGCGGCGGGCAGGGGGAGGGTGGCGGGGGCGGGGCGCGCGGCGGGGGCGGGCGCGGCGGGGTGGAGGGCGTCCATGAGCCGGACGCTACGCACCCCCCGCCGCGGCGAACCGTTCCGTCCGCGCCGCCTTCCTACGATCGGGGGACGGCCGCGGCGGCGATCCCTTCCTACGACCGTGGGACGGCCGCGGCGGCGATCCCCTCGACCTCGGTGCCGACCGGCGCCAGCAGGAAGACGTTGCGGTCGACGCGGTGCATCCCGCTGCCGAGCCCGAAGACCACGCCGCTGCTGAAGTCCAGGATCCGCTTCGCGACCTCGGTGTCGGCGCCGGTCAGGTCGAGCAGTACCGGGATCTGCGCGACCAGGTACTCCGCCACTTCCCGCGCGTCCGCGAAGACCTGGACGCGCAGCACGACGAACCGCCGCTGCTGCGCCGCGAGGTCGGCCGAAGGCCCGGGAATGGTGCGGTGGTCGACCCTCGACGGCCATTCGTTGCGGCTGCGCAGGGGCACCACCTGGGCAAGCCCCTCCCACTGTTCGTCGGTGACGTCGTACCTGCTCACCGGCCCACCTCGGCCCCACGCTTCATGTGCATCCCGCCATCCTCTCGCGTTTCACCCGTTCAGCCCAACACCGACACGAGCCCTTCCCGCCCGCACGGGCCCCTTCCCGGCGTCGAGACGGCAGAACCCGTTCCGCTCGCTCGACGTAAGGTCTTGGCCATGACTGACGGTGAGGAGCTGCGGCTGCCGAGCGAGATACCGGCGGCCGGCCGGCACGCTCCCCGCCGCCGGCAGCGCGCCGACGCCGTACGCAACCGCGCCCAGATCCTCGGCGCCGCCGAGCAGCTCTTCACCGAACGGGATCCGCGTACGGTCACGATGGACCAGATAGCCAAAGCCGCAGGTGTGGGGCGTGCCACGCTCTACCGGCGGTTCCCCGACCCGGCCGCCGTGGCCGAGGCGCTGCTGGAGGAGCACGAGCGGCTGCTCCAGGGGCAATTGGCCTACGGACCGCCGCCGCTGGGACCCGGAGCCCCGGCGGCCGAGCGGCTGGCGGCCTTCTACACGGCCTCCGTCGAACTGCTGGAGCGTCACCTTCCGCTGGTGCTGGGCGCCGAGGCGGGGGCGGCCCGGTTCGACACCGGCGCCTACCGCTGCTGGCGGGCCCACGTGCGCCAGCTGCTGCTCGACGCGGGCAGTCCGGACCCCGACGCCTGCGCGGACGCGCTGCTCGGACCGCTCGCCCCGGAGGTCTACCGATTCCAGCGCCACCAGCTGGGTTTCGAGCCGCAGCGCATCATCCGCAGCCTCACACTGCTGGCCCACCGCATGCTCGACCACTAAGTTACCCGCGGTAAGTCTTCTTCCTCCCCTTCAGGAGCAGACGGTGAACGCTGGAAACGGAACCCCCGCCCGCACCGCGTACCGCACCACGGCCGCGCCGGACCGGCCGCGCCATCCCGGCCGCTCGCTCCGGCGGCCGGCCGCGCTGGCCGCCGCCCTGCTGGCCGCCCTGACCCTCACCGCCGCGGGCCCGGCCGCCGCAGGGCCCGCCGCCGGCCCGCGGGCCGCCGACGGCCTGCGGGAGGTGCTGTTCGTCGGCAACAACTGGGACGGCACGGCGGACGTCCTCGCCTCCCGCGGCGACCTGGCCAAGATCGGCCGGATCAACGTGATACCCGACAAAGCGGAACGACTGCGCGAGATCTACCTCAACCCCGTGAAGCTCGCCTACTTCCTCGGCGTCCGCGGCACCGCCGGCGAAGGCCACGACCAGTACGTGGACGACATGTACGCCACACCGGACGGCACGGCGGTCGTGGTCTCGCGCCCGAGCTTCGCCGACGTCGTCTCGATCGACCTCGCCACCGGCCGGATCAACTGGCGCTTCCCCGTCTCCGGTTACCGCGCCGACCACATGGCCGTGTCCCCCGACGGCACCCGGGTCGCGGTCTCCGCCTCGACCTCCAACACCGTGCACGTCCTGGACATCGCGACCGGCCGCGCGGCGGGCTCGTTCGGCACCGGCGACAAGCCCCACGAGAACGTCTTCACCGACGGCGGCCGCTACCTGTGGAACATGGCCATCGGCGATGTGACCAGCGCCCTCGACGCGCCGTGGCTGGACTGGACGAAGGGCGACCGGCGGATCACCGTCGTCGACACGACGACCTTCCGCCAGGTGAAGGTGATCGACATGCGCGCCCGCCTCGACGCCTTCGGCCGGCCCGACCTCTCGGACGCCGTGCGCCCGGTGTCCTTCACGCCCGACGGCTCGAAGCTGTACTTCCAGGTCTCCTTCTTCAACGGGCTGGTCGAGTACGACGTGGCCGCCGACCGGATCACGCAGGTCCGCACCCTGCCCGCCAACCCCGCCACCAACCCCGACCGCACCACGTGGGTCAACGACTCCCGCCACCACGGGCTGTCGATCAGCCCCGACGGCAGCCGGCTCTGCGTCGCCGGCACCATGGACGACTACGCGACCATCGTCGACCGGGCCACCCTGTTCGAGGGCCCGCTGGTGCCCGCCTCGAAGCCCTACTGGGCGACGGTCAGCGGCGACGGCACCGCCTGCGTGATCTCGGAGAGCGGCGCCGACCGGGTCACCGCCATCGACTTCGCGACCGGGCGGGCCACCGTCTCGGTGCCGGTCGGCGACCACCCGCAGCGGGTCCGGCTCGGCCGGGTCCCC
It contains:
- a CDS encoding AAA family ATPase, whose amino-acid sequence is MDALHPAAPAPAARPAPATLPLPAAPGPGPAPARPPAHGRAAAAPAAGPAPVQPRTHSRTADPAPVVPVRSGRAPAPARPAVTELRLSSFKSHRGAAFALAPVTLFTGPSGSGKSHVLEAYEALARLGSGAALGEVFPDPVGCVPERAGADAQGRRGFRIGCTVDGPAGPVSLDLAVQAEPELRIVGERLTAGGQTLLTTALRDPGRRSVQAAWFTGGAIGVTRAPLPDDRLGTALLPLRVAGSTAGQRQVLEAAEQLVVALRSVFACDPQPRRMREPVPAGTGRLRGGCDNLAEVLRRTRHECGTRHAVLVEAARAGCAGPVEGLVAQALPDGRIRALLDRGTEAGNPAGTPLGRLADGELRFLALALVLLTGPGVLAVDPAAELLPARQALTVLADGLDRGLDARQSAELLRLALICGDRGHIRLVGAVGEAAAGPARGVAGVSVVDLVR
- a CDS encoding cell division protein SepF, translated to MSRYDVTDEQWEGLAQVVPLRSRNEWPSRVDHRTIPGPSADLAAQQRRFVVLRVQVFADAREVAEYLVAQIPVLLDLTGADTEVAKRILDFSSGVVFGLGSGMHRVDRNVFLLAPVGTEVEGIAAAAVPRS
- a CDS encoding TetR/AcrR family transcriptional regulator produces the protein MTDGEELRLPSEIPAAGRHAPRRRQRADAVRNRAQILGAAEQLFTERDPRTVTMDQIAKAAGVGRATLYRRFPDPAAVAEALLEEHERLLQGQLAYGPPPLGPGAPAAERLAAFYTASVELLERHLPLVLGAEAGAARFDTGAYRCWRAHVRQLLLDAGSPDPDACADALLGPLAPEVYRFQRHQLGFEPQRIIRSLTLLAHRMLDH
- a CDS encoding YncE family protein, with translation MAAALLAALTLTAAGPAAAGPAAGPRAADGLREVLFVGNNWDGTADVLASRGDLAKIGRINVIPDKAERLREIYLNPVKLAYFLGVRGTAGEGHDQYVDDMYATPDGTAVVVSRPSFADVVSIDLATGRINWRFPVSGYRADHMAVSPDGTRVAVSASTSNTVHVLDIATGRAAGSFGTGDKPHENVFTDGGRYLWNMAIGDVTSALDAPWLDWTKGDRRITVVDTTTFRQVKVIDMRARLDAFGRPDLSDAVRPVSFTPDGSKLYFQVSFFNGLVEYDVAADRITQVRTLPANPATNPDRTTWVNDSRHHGLSISPDGSRLCVAGTMDDYATIVDRATLFEGPLVPASKPYWATVSGDGTACVISESGADRVTAIDFATGRATVSVPVGDHPQRVRLGRVPADWNGPAS